Proteins from a genomic interval of Chroococcidiopsis thermalis PCC 7203:
- the gap gene encoding type I glyceraldehyde-3-phosphate dehydrogenase: protein MLKIGINGFGRIGRLVARVAAHNPQVEIVGINDLVPPDNLAYLFKYDSTHGTYSGRVEAKEDGIAIDGKFVPCTAIKNPAELPWGSLGADYVVESTGLFTTYEGASNHLKAGAKRVVISAPTKDPDKVPTLLVGVNHDKFDPQKDAIVSNASCTTNCLAPIAKVIDDKFGLTEGLMTTVHAMTATQPTVDGPSKKDWRGGRGAAQNIIPSSTGAAKAVALVLPQLKGKLTGMAFRVPTPDVSVVDLTFKTEKATSYKEICAAMKEASQNGLAGILGYTEDEVVSMDFRSDARSSIFDAGAGIELNSNFFKVVSWYDNEWGYSCRVLDLMLYMAQKEGILTGDRPLVAVS from the coding sequence ATGTTAAAAATTGGCATTAATGGTTTTGGTCGAATTGGACGTTTAGTAGCGCGGGTAGCAGCCCATAATCCGCAAGTGGAGATTGTCGGGATTAACGATCTCGTTCCCCCCGATAATCTTGCCTATTTGTTTAAATACGACTCCACTCATGGCACTTACAGCGGTCGGGTGGAGGCGAAGGAAGATGGAATCGCGATCGACGGCAAGTTCGTCCCTTGTACGGCAATCAAAAATCCGGCTGAGTTACCTTGGGGCAGTTTGGGTGCAGATTATGTCGTGGAATCTACAGGTTTGTTTACCACCTATGAAGGGGCATCCAATCACCTTAAAGCAGGGGCAAAACGGGTAGTCATTTCTGCTCCTACTAAAGACCCCGATAAGGTTCCAACGCTGTTGGTGGGTGTGAATCACGACAAATTCGATCCCCAAAAAGATGCGATCGTGTCTAATGCTAGCTGTACCACTAACTGTCTGGCTCCGATTGCCAAAGTCATCGACGATAAATTCGGCTTGACAGAAGGCTTAATGACCACCGTACACGCTATGACCGCTACCCAACCTACTGTAGATGGTCCTAGTAAAAAAGACTGGCGCGGCGGACGCGGGGCAGCTCAAAATATCATTCCTTCCTCGACTGGGGCGGCGAAAGCTGTAGCGTTAGTTTTGCCTCAACTCAAGGGTAAGCTTACCGGAATGGCATTTCGCGTCCCTACCCCCGATGTTTCCGTTGTCGATTTGACCTTCAAGACAGAGAAAGCCACCAGCTACAAAGAAATCTGTGCGGCAATGAAAGAAGCTTCCCAAAATGGCTTAGCAGGCATTCTCGGCTACACCGAAGATGAAGTTGTCTCAATGGATTTCCGTAGCGATGCTCGTTCTAGCATTTTTGACGCTGGCGCGGGTATCGAGTTGAATTCCAACTTTTTCAAAGTCGTTTCCTGGTATGACAACGAGTGGGGTTACTCCTGTCGCGTCCTCGATCTGATGCTTTATATGGCACAGAAAGAAGGCATATTAACAGGCGATCGCCCCTTGGTTGCTGTTTCTTAA
- a CDS encoding histidine phosphatase family protein has product MSLKLYLLRHGETEYSRTGGFCGELDPELTPEGMLMAKAFAETYRSLPWTAVYVSPMKRTIATAKPLCDAIAMDMQLRDGLKEIRYGKWEGQTLEFVKQHYEEDYVRWLTEPAWNPPTEGETGVQIASRAMPVISEIEAKCPTGNVLIVSHKATIRIILCSLLGIDVGRYRDRITALAASVSIVKFDVHGPLLEVLGDRYHLDAELRNLPGT; this is encoded by the coding sequence ATGAGTCTCAAACTCTACTTGCTGCGACACGGAGAAACAGAATACAGCCGCACGGGAGGTTTTTGTGGCGAGCTTGACCCAGAACTGACCCCAGAAGGGATGTTGATGGCAAAGGCGTTTGCCGAAACTTATCGTTCTCTGCCTTGGACGGCGGTTTATGTCAGTCCGATGAAACGCACGATCGCAACTGCAAAACCTCTATGTGATGCGATCGCGATGGATATGCAATTGCGCGACGGATTGAAGGAGATTCGCTACGGCAAATGGGAAGGACAAACGCTGGAATTTGTCAAGCAACATTACGAAGAAGATTACGTCCGATGGTTGACGGAACCAGCTTGGAATCCGCCGACTGAAGGTGAAACTGGTGTCCAAATTGCCAGCCGTGCTATGCCTGTTATTTCTGAAATTGAAGCTAAATGTCCTACGGGCAATGTTTTGATCGTCTCTCACAAAGCCACGATTAGGATTATTCTTTGCAGTTTATTGGGGATCGATGTCGGACGTTATCGCGATCGCATTACTGCTTTAGCTGCTTCTGTTAGTATTGTCAAATTTGACGTACACGGTCCTTTATTGGAAGTGTTGGGCGATCGCTATCATCTAGATGCAGAATTACGTAATTTACCAGGAACGTAA
- a CDS encoding class I SAM-dependent methyltransferase — MQTIYVDGTYLENNPSYGVEDSPWKAQQILSIIQKNQLNPRSICEIGCGAGEILRQLQLSLPDHVRFQGYDISPQAIQLSRQRQNQNLSFACEDITKIEIDPFDILLCIDVFEHVEDYLNFLRQLKPKSKYKIFHIPLDMSAQFVLRAEPILWMRENVGHIHYFMKDTALLALKDAGYKILDYCYTAEHVDRPKSFKARSLSLPRKILHAIAPDVTVRLLGGYSLLVLAES; from the coding sequence ATGCAAACTATTTATGTCGATGGAACTTACCTTGAAAATAATCCATCTTATGGTGTTGAAGATTCCCCTTGGAAAGCCCAGCAAATTCTGAGTATAATTCAGAAAAATCAGTTAAATCCTCGTTCTATTTGTGAAATTGGCTGTGGGGCTGGAGAGATTTTAAGACAACTACAGTTATCCTTACCAGATCATGTCAGATTTCAAGGATATGATATCTCACCTCAAGCAATCCAACTCTCTCGACAGCGCCAAAATCAAAATTTATCTTTTGCCTGTGAGGATATAACTAAAATAGAGATCGATCCTTTCGATATTTTACTCTGTATCGACGTGTTCGAGCATGTAGAAGACTATTTAAATTTTTTAAGACAGTTAAAACCCAAATCTAAATATAAAATTTTTCATATTCCTCTCGACATGTCAGCTCAATTTGTTCTGCGAGCCGAACCGATTTTGTGGATGCGAGAAAACGTCGGTCATATACACTACTTTATGAAAGATACAGCTCTTTTGGCTTTGAAAGACGCTGGCTACAAAATTTTAGATTATTGCTACACCGCCGAGCATGTCGATCGCCCGAAATCCTTTAAAGCGAGATCGCTAAGTCTACCGCGAAAAATTTTACATGCGATCGCCCCAGATGTTACAGTACGGCTACTAGGAGGATACTCGCTATTAGTCCTAGCAGAATCTTAG
- a CDS encoding acetate kinase encodes MKILVLNAGSSSQKSCLYEITGDGILEQPVEPLWEATIDWTGKSAVGLLKVKTSHGASIKTEIPVKERQQAIAQMLDTLMQGETQVISDLAEIQLVGHRVVHGGQHYSQPTRITPEVKAAIKELANLAPAHNPVNLEGIEAIEQTLPQVPQVAVFDTAFHSSIPPGAVVYPIPYELSEQGIRRYGFHGISHEYVSRRAAYLLDRDLSSLKLITCHLGNGCSLAAIRDGSCINTTMGFTPLEGLMMGTRSGSIDPSILLYLLRQGYSTEQLDEMLNKQSGLKGVSGISGDMRQISQAIAEGNDRAKLAFDIYIHRLRSHIGSMLASLSGTDALVFTAGVGENHPLTRTATCEAFEFLGLKLDPSKNQASPKDADIATSDSKIRVLVVQTQEDWAIAQSCWNLLNRES; translated from the coding sequence ATGAAAATCCTTGTACTCAACGCCGGATCGAGCAGCCAAAAAAGTTGTCTCTACGAAATTACGGGAGATGGGATTCTAGAGCAACCAGTTGAGCCATTGTGGGAAGCCACCATAGACTGGACGGGAAAATCGGCAGTCGGCTTACTCAAGGTAAAAACCTCTCATGGAGCATCGATAAAAACAGAAATTCCTGTCAAAGAACGACAGCAGGCGATCGCCCAAATGCTCGATACTTTAATGCAAGGCGAGACACAGGTGATTTCCGATTTAGCTGAAATCCAACTCGTCGGACACCGTGTCGTTCACGGCGGACAGCATTACTCTCAGCCAACTCGCATCACTCCCGAGGTGAAAGCAGCAATAAAAGAACTAGCAAACCTTGCACCCGCACACAATCCCGTCAATTTAGAGGGGATTGAGGCGATCGAGCAGACTTTACCACAAGTACCGCAAGTAGCAGTATTCGATACTGCTTTTCACAGTTCCATTCCCCCTGGTGCAGTCGTTTACCCCATCCCTTACGAGTTGTCCGAACAAGGAATTCGCCGTTACGGTTTCCACGGAATCAGTCACGAATACGTATCTCGTCGCGCCGCATATTTGTTAGACAGAGATCTTAGTTCCCTCAAACTGATTACCTGTCATTTAGGTAACGGTTGTTCTTTAGCAGCAATCCGCGATGGGAGCTGCATCAATACGACAATGGGATTTACACCCTTAGAGGGATTGATGATGGGGACGCGATCGGGTTCTATCGATCCCAGCATTCTCCTCTATCTATTGCGACAGGGTTACAGTACCGAGCAGTTAGACGAGATGCTCAATAAACAATCGGGACTGAAAGGCGTTTCTGGTATAAGTGGGGATATGCGCCAAATCAGCCAAGCGATCGCCGAGGGAAACGATCGCGCCAAATTAGCATTTGACATTTATATTCATCGCCTGCGATCGCACATCGGTTCGATGCTAGCTTCCTTGTCAGGAACGGATGCACTTGTCTTCACTGCTGGGGTGGGAGAAAATCACCCTCTAACTCGTACAGCCACCTGTGAAGCTTTTGAATTTCTGGGATTGAAACTCGATCCCAGTAAAAATCAAGCTTCCCCCAAGGATGCAGACATCGCCACCTCTGATTCAAAGATCCGCGTTTTAGTCGTCCAAACCCAAGAAGATTGGGCGATCGCTCAATCTTGCTGGAATCTGTTGAATCGAGAGTCGTAG
- a CDS encoding tetratricopeptide repeat protein → MKVVEEAMTAEDFMKQAAARADGGDYVGAIQSYDEAVSINPENARAFGNRGFMRLNLGDRMGALSDFRAAAELFLSQGRMANYEMVLDYIEKMQ, encoded by the coding sequence ATGAAAGTTGTTGAAGAAGCGATGACTGCTGAAGACTTCATGAAGCAAGCAGCAGCTAGGGCTGATGGTGGAGATTATGTAGGAGCAATTCAAAGCTACGACGAAGCGGTATCGATAAATCCTGAGAATGCTAGAGCTTTTGGCAATCGCGGCTTTATGAGGCTAAATTTAGGCGATCGCATGGGTGCGTTGTCAGATTTTCGTGCTGCCGCAGAACTCTTCCTCTCCCAAGGCAGAATGGCTAATTATGAGATGGTGTTGGACTATATCGAGAAGATGCAGTAG
- a CDS encoding DUF2808 domain-containing protein — translation MVRQIIRLLGTAIAVGLGLGGVIPSTVQAVQLGDGSVAFVQPPDLLEATTTFDSVSVWGATYYFTIAIPKAASEPLQRVTIHQKEGADNIRYRLDDTRAFVGTRRDRGDKIKLGEVTHDRETRTVTVNFDPPIPPGRAITIGLRPRANPTTSGVYLFGVTAFPPGEKVRSQFMGFGRLHFYNNGGSRDIF, via the coding sequence ATGGTGAGACAAATTATCAGATTGTTGGGAACTGCGATCGCAGTAGGTTTGGGTTTAGGTGGAGTAATTCCCTCAACCGTACAAGCCGTGCAGCTAGGAGACGGTTCAGTTGCTTTCGTACAACCGCCAGATCTACTGGAAGCAACAACCACTTTTGATAGCGTCAGCGTCTGGGGCGCAACTTACTACTTCACGATCGCCATTCCCAAAGCAGCAAGCGAACCCTTACAACGGGTAACGATTCATCAAAAGGAAGGCGCAGACAATATTCGCTATAGGCTCGATGATACCCGCGCATTTGTTGGCACGCGCCGCGATCGCGGTGACAAAATTAAATTAGGCGAAGTCACCCACGATCGAGAAACGCGAACGGTGACAGTCAATTTCGATCCGCCAATTCCCCCAGGTAGAGCCATTACAATCGGGCTCAGACCGAGAGCGAATCCCACAACTTCTGGAGTTTATCTATTTGGTGTCACCGCTTTTCCGCCAGGGGAAAAAGTCCGCAGTCAATTCATGGGCTTCGGTCGGTTACATTTCTACAACAACGGTGGGAGTAGAGACATTTTTTGA
- a CDS encoding metal ABC transporter ATP-binding protein, translating into MNHSAITSNKYPILKVEDLTVYQGNYLAVRDVSFELISGTDTAIVGPNGAGKSTLVQALLGIIPYAAGKIEIFDRPIGRLGRLCHQIGYMPQNFIFDRSFPISVSELVGLGYVERQQGRGAQLCVPIINSMHPRPERKKEAIDRALKRVNGYHLRRQAIGSLSGGELKRVLLAYCLVMPRQLLILDEAFAGVDAQGAADFYNLLNELKQQENWTVLQISHDLDMVNHHCDRVLCLNQSLICTGTPEIALSPQNLLATYGPNFSRYHHRH; encoded by the coding sequence GTGAATCATTCAGCAATAACTAGTAACAAATATCCGATTCTGAAGGTAGAAGACTTAACAGTTTACCAAGGAAACTATCTCGCCGTCCGCGATGTTTCCTTTGAACTGATTTCAGGGACGGATACAGCGATTGTCGGTCCCAACGGCGCGGGGAAAAGCACCCTCGTACAAGCATTATTGGGAATAATTCCCTATGCTGCGGGCAAAATTGAAATTTTCGATCGCCCCATAGGACGCTTGGGGAGATTGTGCCATCAGATCGGCTACATGCCACAAAATTTTATCTTCGATCGCAGTTTTCCGATTTCTGTCAGCGAATTAGTTGGGTTGGGATACGTGGAGAGACAACAGGGTAGGGGCGCACAGCTATGCGTCCCTATAATAAATTCAATGCATCCTCGACCGGAGAGAAAAAAAGAGGCGATCGACCGAGCATTAAAACGAGTTAACGGCTACCATCTGCGCCGACAGGCAATTGGTAGCCTCAGTGGAGGTGAATTAAAACGGGTGCTGCTAGCGTATTGTTTAGTAATGCCACGGCAGCTATTAATCTTGGATGAAGCTTTTGCAGGTGTAGACGCGCAAGGTGCAGCCGATTTTTACAACTTATTAAACGAACTCAAACAACAGGAAAATTGGACGGTATTGCAGATCTCTCACGATTTAGATATGGTCAACCATCACTGCGATCGCGTTCTCTGTCTCAACCAAAGCCTAATTTGCACGGGTACGCCCGAAATTGCCCTATCTCCACAAAACTTACTAGCAACTTACGGTCCCAACTTCAGCCGCTACCATCATCGGCATTAG
- a CDS encoding metal ABC transporter substrate-binding protein: MSRCYLRYWAGWQLSLPLMSLLLSSIVTGCNNQASSPPPAPQVETVASPSDRSKVVTTFLPMYWFTKAVAGEAAQVEILVPPGTEVHEYQATPANVQAIATADVLVKNGLGLEEFLEDTVKNAGNSKLKQVEASQGIKPVTEISPVEETTSEEEHGHGHEHAEGNPHVWLDPVLAQKQVNNIRDGLIAADPQNKATYTTNAANYIQQLQALDREFRQRLQKYPNCTFVTFHDAYPYLAQRYKLKQVAVVEIPEDQLSPQDIQRAIAAVKKYNVKAVFGEPGTDNRLLKNLSQDLNLTFRPLDPLETGETNPQYYFTAMKANLKSLEAGCQ; the protein is encoded by the coding sequence GTGAGCCGCTGCTACTTGAGATATTGGGCTGGATGGCAACTCAGCCTACCCTTGATGTCACTCCTACTGTCATCAATTGTTACAGGCTGCAATAACCAAGCGAGTTCGCCGCCACCTGCGCCTCAAGTTGAGACAGTTGCTTCGCCGTCGGATCGGTCAAAGGTAGTGACGACATTTTTACCGATGTACTGGTTTACCAAAGCAGTAGCAGGAGAGGCGGCGCAAGTAGAAATTTTAGTCCCGCCTGGTACGGAAGTCCACGAATACCAAGCAACACCAGCTAACGTGCAGGCGATCGCCACGGCTGATGTTTTAGTCAAAAACGGTTTGGGCTTGGAGGAATTTCTGGAAGATACGGTAAAAAATGCGGGTAACTCCAAGTTGAAACAAGTCGAAGCAAGTCAAGGAATAAAACCTGTAACAGAAATCTCCCCAGTGGAAGAAACCACTTCAGAAGAAGAACACGGACACGGACACGAACACGCTGAGGGTAATCCCCATGTCTGGCTCGATCCCGTCTTGGCGCAAAAACAAGTCAATAACATTCGAGATGGCTTAATTGCTGCCGATCCGCAAAATAAAGCGACTTACACCACTAACGCCGCCAACTACATCCAACAGTTGCAGGCACTCGATCGCGAGTTTAGGCAAAGGTTACAAAAATATCCTAACTGCACGTTTGTCACCTTCCACGATGCCTATCCTTATTTGGCACAACGTTACAAACTCAAACAAGTAGCAGTAGTAGAAATTCCCGAAGACCAATTATCGCCCCAGGATATTCAAAGGGCGATCGCGGCGGTGAAAAAATACAACGTCAAAGCGGTGTTTGGCGAACCAGGGACAGATAACAGGTTGCTAAAAAATCTTTCGCAAGATTTAAACCTGACTTTCAGACCTCTCGATCCTCTGGAGACAGGAGAGACAAATCCTCAATATTATTTCACGGCAATGAAAGCCAACCTCAAATCGTTGGAAGCGGGTTGTCAGTAA
- a CDS encoding iron uptake porin, with the protein MNKSLWRSLLASPVVFATILACSPWFPAAANPKTSNTMAQVTSVSQLSDVQPTDWAFQALQSLVERYGCIAGYPDGTYRGNRALTRYEFAAGLNACLDRVNELIATATTDLVTKEDLATLQKLQEEFGTELATLRGRVDSLEAATAELEANQFSTTTKLSGVVVAAVSDVFGGDNAETGEEVEDNTIFTDRARLEFSTSFTGKDLLYTLISAGNFRGYAGITGTAEGDLAFTRAQDEEEPDNDVGLETLEYTFPLGESTEVTLAAAGAAFYDFTDTVTLFDGDGDSGALSLYGTRNPIYNLGDGAGLGIKHQLGDLFEISLGYLAAEGNDPADSSGLFNGPYAAIGQVLFKPSDRLKLGLTYVHSYRADDTGTGSRNATFNQFDADYFASRQIIGQGDDAPDVPTSSNAYGVQLSWQLSDGIVVGGWAGYTRTTLLSTVNGAFDRGGLEIWNYAVTLGFPDFGKEGSLLGFVFGMEPKVEDSTVAEVAEDEDTSFHIEGFYQYQLTDNIAITPGVIWITAPGFNNDNDDAIIGALRTTFSF; encoded by the coding sequence ATGAATAAAAGCTTGTGGCGATCGCTTTTGGCTAGTCCGGTAGTTTTTGCAACTATATTAGCTTGCAGCCCGTGGTTCCCTGCCGCAGCGAATCCAAAGACTAGCAATACTATGGCGCAGGTGACTTCAGTTTCCCAGTTATCAGACGTGCAACCAACTGACTGGGCTTTTCAGGCATTGCAATCTTTGGTTGAGCGTTACGGTTGTATCGCAGGTTATCCTGATGGTACGTATCGCGGTAATCGAGCCTTAACGAGATACGAGTTCGCGGCGGGATTAAATGCTTGTTTGGATCGAGTCAACGAGTTGATTGCTACGGCAACAACAGACTTAGTGACCAAAGAAGACTTGGCTACCCTACAAAAGTTACAAGAAGAGTTTGGCACAGAACTTGCTACCTTGCGCGGTCGAGTTGATAGCTTAGAAGCAGCAACCGCCGAATTAGAAGCAAATCAGTTTTCTACCACCACCAAACTAAGTGGGGTTGTTGTTGCCGCAGTCTCGGATGTTTTCGGTGGTGACAATGCCGAAACTGGTGAGGAAGTGGAAGACAATACTATCTTTACAGACAGAGCCAGACTAGAATTCAGTACTAGTTTTACCGGAAAAGATTTACTGTACACGCTCATCTCGGCGGGCAACTTTAGGGGATACGCTGGGATTACAGGCACGGCAGAAGGAGATTTAGCTTTCACCCGCGCCCAAGATGAAGAAGAACCGGATAACGATGTTGGTCTAGAAACTCTAGAATACACTTTCCCCCTTGGTGAGAGTACAGAAGTTACCCTAGCTGCGGCTGGTGCGGCGTTCTATGATTTTACTGATACAGTAACGCTATTCGATGGAGATGGTGATTCAGGGGCATTGTCTCTGTATGGCACGCGCAACCCCATCTACAACTTAGGTGATGGTGCGGGCTTAGGCATTAAACATCAATTAGGCGATCTCTTCGAGATCAGTTTAGGATACTTGGCAGCCGAAGGAAACGATCCAGCTGATAGTAGTGGCTTATTTAATGGTCCTTATGCGGCGATCGGACAAGTCTTATTTAAGCCAAGCGATCGCTTAAAGTTAGGTTTGACTTACGTTCATTCCTACCGTGCTGACGATACAGGTACGGGTAGCAGAAATGCCACCTTTAATCAGTTCGATGCCGATTACTTTGCTAGCAGACAAATCATCGGACAAGGCGACGACGCACCAGATGTGCCGACTTCTAGCAATGCCTACGGCGTACAGCTATCTTGGCAATTAAGCGATGGCATTGTCGTTGGTGGTTGGGCTGGCTACACGAGAACGACTTTGCTTTCTACAGTGAATGGCGCATTCGATCGCGGCGGTTTAGAAATCTGGAACTACGCCGTTACTTTAGGCTTTCCAGATTTCGGCAAAGAGGGCAGTCTCCTGGGTTTTGTCTTTGGTATGGAACCAAAAGTGGAAGATTCTACTGTTGCTGAAGTTGCGGAGGACGAAGATACTTCCTTCCATATTGAAGGATTCTATCAATATCAACTCACGGATAACATTGCCATTACTCCAGGCGTAATTTGGATTACTGCACCTGGATTTAATAACGACAACGATGATGCCATCATCGGCGCGCTGCGGACGACATTTAGTTTTTAG
- the hemB gene encoding porphobilinogen synthase → MFPIHRPRRLRTHPQLRRMVRETVLSKNDLIYPLFAVPGEAFAKEVKSMPGVYQLSVDKIVEEAKEVYDLGIPSIILFGIPEDKDTDATGAWHDCGIVQKAATAVKEAVPDLIVIADTCLCEYTSHGHCGYLQTGDLMGQVLNDPTLELLKKTAVSQAKAGADIIAPSGMMDGFVQAIREGLDAAGFQDTPILSYAAKYASAYYGPFRDAADSTPQFGDRRTYQMDPGNAREAIKEVELDIAEGADMLMVKPALAYMDIIWRVKEATNLPVAAYNVSGEYSMVKAAALNGWIDEQRVVMETLTSFKRAGSDMILTYHAKDAVRWLD, encoded by the coding sequence ATGTTTCCAATTCATCGCCCTCGCCGCTTAAGAACTCATCCCCAACTGCGCCGGATGGTGCGGGAAACGGTTTTATCTAAAAACGATTTAATTTATCCTCTATTTGCCGTTCCTGGTGAAGCATTTGCCAAAGAAGTCAAATCGATGCCAGGAGTCTACCAGTTATCTGTAGACAAAATTGTGGAGGAAGCCAAAGAAGTTTACGATCTGGGTATCCCGTCGATTATTCTATTTGGCATTCCTGAAGATAAAGATACCGATGCAACTGGAGCTTGGCACGATTGCGGGATCGTCCAGAAAGCTGCAACTGCTGTCAAAGAAGCAGTACCAGATTTAATTGTGATTGCCGACACCTGCTTGTGCGAGTATACCAGTCACGGTCACTGTGGCTATTTGCAAACAGGCGATCTGATGGGACAGGTTTTGAACGATCCTACCTTGGAATTACTCAAGAAAACAGCAGTCTCTCAAGCTAAAGCTGGAGCTGATATTATCGCACCTTCGGGAATGATGGACGGATTCGTGCAAGCGATCCGCGAAGGTTTAGATGCAGCAGGATTCCAAGATACGCCGATTTTATCTTATGCGGCGAAGTACGCTTCAGCTTATTACGGACCCTTCCGCGATGCTGCCGATTCTACACCCCAATTTGGCGATCGCCGCACGTATCAAATGGACCCAGGAAACGCCCGTGAAGCGATTAAAGAAGTCGAACTCGATATTGCTGAAGGGGCAGATATGCTGATGGTGAAGCCTGCTTTGGCATACATGGACATTATCTGGCGGGTGAAGGAAGCGACCAATTTACCTGTAGCCGCCTACAATGTCTCTGGCGAGTATTCGATGGTGAAAGCCGCTGCCCTCAATGGCTGGATCGACGAACAGCGGGTCGTTATGGAGACTCTGACAAGTTTTAAACGGGCGGGGTCGGATATGATCTTGACATATCACGCGAAAGATGCTGTGCGTTGGCTAGATTAA